Proteins from a genomic interval of Polyodon spathula isolate WHYD16114869_AA chromosome 1, ASM1765450v1, whole genome shotgun sequence:
- the LOC121294214 gene encoding cortexin-3-like has product MDLVFSQIDKDDKIYPNELDHEKLRMRKRIFWDYPLQLSWMMDGEPFTSTVLPAGDAIPNTGMTLEQKTTFAFVILLFIILGILIVRCFRILLDPYRSMPTSTWADGLDGLEKGQFDYTLA; this is encoded by the coding sequence ATGACAAGATTTACCCTAATGAGCTTGACCATGAGAAACTGAGGATGAGAAAGAGGATATTCTGGGACTACCCGCTTCAACTCTCCTGGATGATGGATGGTGAGCCTTTCACTTCCACCGTCCTACCAGCAGGGGATGCTATCCCCAACACAGGCATGACCCTGGAGCAAAAGACTACGTTTGCCTTTGTCATTTTGCTCTTCATTATCCTGGGGATTCTCATTGTCAGGTGCTTCCGGATCCTGCTGGATCCCTACAGGAGCATGCCCACCTCCACCTGGGCTGACGGGCTGGACGGTTTGGAGAAAGGACAGTTCGATTACACTTTGGCATAA